A segment of the Candidatus Latescibacterota bacterium genome:
AGTCTACACTGTCGCGCCCGAGTTTGATCCATGCCAGTCCTCTGGCCCCCGTCTCCTTTACGGATTTTTCAAGTTTCTTGATCTGACTGTTGGAGAAATCTACACCTTTTTCGAAGGAAATAGCCCTGACCACTCCTCCATCCTCTATTACGGAACTGAAAGCATTGAACTCACTTTCCCTGAACATGTCGCTACAATCCGATATTTCCAGGTCGAACCTCAGGTCTGGTTTATCCGTACCGTACCTCACCATGGCTTCGTCATAGTCTATTCTCGCGAAGGGGATCTCGAGTTCAACCCCCATAGTCTTCGAGAAGACATCCCTTACGAGTATCTCGGCAAGTGCAAAGATATCATCCTCCGATATGAAACTCATCTCGATATCGATCTGAGTGTGCTCGGGCTGCCTGTCCGCCCTCAGGTCCTCGTCTCTAAGGCAACGGGCGAGTTGAAAATACCTGTCAACTCCAGAAACCATCAATATCTGTTTGTATAGTTGAGGACTCTGGGGAAGAGCGTAGAACTTGCCTTCATGCAATCTTGACGGAACGAGGTAATCGCGGGCTCCTTCAGGCGTCCTCCGGACCAGCATGGGAGTCTCGATCTCAAGAAATCCCTTTTTGGAAAGATGCTCCCTGACGGCGAGAACGAGTTCATGCCTCAATTGGAGTTTACGCTGCATAGAGTCCCGTCTCAGGTCGAGATACCTGTACCTGAGCCTGAGATCATCGTTAGCCTTTCCCTTGTCCGAGACATTGAATGGAGGCACCTTGCTTCTGTTGAATACTTCCACCGCTGAAGCCTCGATCTCAATCTCACCGGTGGCCATGTCGCGGTTCACCATATCAGCAGGCCTGAGTCTTATCTTCCCCTTCAGGGCAATGACATCCTCCGCTCTCAAAGACCGGATCAATCCATGGAGTTCAGGAGTGTCGGCTTCGACTACAGCCTGGACAAGGCCAGTCCTGTCCCATAGATCGAGAAAAGTAAGTTCTCCGAATTCTCTCACTTTCCTTACCCAACCGGCCACAGTCACTTCTCCACCCTCAAGGCCGGGTCCAAGTTCTCCACATCTGTGGGAACGCTTCCAGTCGTTTCCCATATGATAGATTTTTGGTCCATCCACTATCTGGTCACCTTTCATCCTAGGATATCGGCGAGCCCGTCCATCGACACTTCCATCTGCTCACCTGTTTCCATATTCTTTATCGTCGCTTTTTCTTTTTCAAGTTCATCCTGACCTATGAACACCGAGTAGCGGGCCCCGGCTTCAGACGCGGTCTTCATCTGTTTCTTCATCGCCCGCCCTGAAAGTTCGCAGACTACATGAAAACCTTCCTGGCGCAGCCTGCCAGCCAGTTCCATCACCCTCGAGATCGCCGATTCGTCGGCGACTATGAAGAACGCGTCTGGTGGTTTCTGTGAAAGTTCATCCAGGGCCTTCTCCGGGAGATTCTCAAGAAGCCTTTCGATGCCGGACGAAAACCCGATTGCTGGAACATCTCCTCCCCCGCAATCTCTGGCAAGCCCGTCATAGCGTCCTCCTCCACATAAAGCGTTCTGTCCGCCCAACTCCGGATGAAGGATCTCAAAAGCAGTCCTCGTATAGTAATCCAAACCCCTGACCAGGAGAGGGTCAAGGACGAAATCGATTCCAATATCAGTCAAAATCCTCTGCAGTTGCTTGAAATGGTCTTCACACTCCACACAAAGATGATCGGTTATCACAGGGAGCTTCTTTTTCACTTCGACACATTCCTTGCAGTCAAATATCCTCATGGGATTTGTCAATGCCCTTTCGCTGCAATCAACACAGAGTTCACCCTTGAGTCCTTCCAGCGCACTGACAAGGATCTTTCGGAATCCCGGCCTGCAGACAGGACAGCCGACTGTGTTCAACGAGACTTCCAACCCCTCGAATCCGAACAGCCTGTACACTTCCAGGCTTATCTCTATCACTTCAGCATCGATAGCCGGATTCGAGCTTCCGAGAGCTTCGATACCAAACTGGTGAAACTGGCGATACCTTCCAGCCTGGGGCCTGTCATATCTGAACATCGGCCCGATGTAGAAGAAACGGGTTATCCCTCCACTGCGGTGGAGTCCATTCTCCAGAAAGGCTCTCATCACTGGGGCTGTGTTCTCGGGTCTGAGGGTCATGGCCCTCCCCTTCTTATCCTCAAACGCATACATTTCCTTTGAGACTATATCGCTTCCCTCACCAACAGCCCGGACAAATAATTCCGACATCTCAAATATCGGAGTC
Coding sequences within it:
- the aspS gene encoding aspartate--tRNA ligase — its product is MDGPKIYHMGNDWKRSHRCGELGPGLEGGEVTVAGWVRKVREFGELTFLDLWDRTGLVQAVVEADTPELHGLIRSLRAEDVIALKGKIRLRPADMVNRDMATGEIEIEASAVEVFNRSKVPPFNVSDKGKANDDLRLRYRYLDLRRDSMQRKLQLRHELVLAVREHLSKKGFLEIETPMLVRRTPEGARDYLVPSRLHEGKFYALPQSPQLYKQILMVSGVDRYFQLARCLRDEDLRADRQPEHTQIDIEMSFISEDDIFALAEILVRDVFSKTMGVELEIPFARIDYDEAMVRYGTDKPDLRFDLEISDCSDMFRESEFNAFSSVIEDGGVVRAISFEKGVDFSNSQIKKLEKSVKETGARGLAWIKLGRDSVD
- the hisS gene encoding histidine--tRNA ligase; amino-acid sequence: MRFKKPRGTQDFYGETMARWAGIESRLADLAKRYGYSEIRTPIFEMSELFVRAVGEGSDIVSKEMYAFEDKKGRAMTLRPENTAPVMRAFLENGLHRSGGITRFFYIGPMFRYDRPQAGRYRQFHQFGIEALGSSNPAIDAEVIEISLEVYRLFGFEGLEVSLNTVGCPVCRPGFRKILVSALEGLKGELCVDCSERALTNPMRIFDCKECVEVKKKLPVITDHLCVECEDHFKQLQRILTDIGIDFVLDPLLVRGLDYYTRTAFEILHPELGGQNALCGGGRYDGLARDCGGGDVPAIGFSSGIERLLENLPEKALDELSQKPPDAFFIVADESAISRVMELAGRLRQEGFHVVCELSGRAMKKQMKTASEAGARYSVFIGQDELEKEKATIKNMETGEQMEVSMDGLADILG